A genomic window from Salvelinus namaycush isolate Seneca chromosome 5, SaNama_1.0, whole genome shotgun sequence includes:
- the LOC120048165 gene encoding toll-like receptor 6: protein MRAVAVTLWAVAALMEVHQSTPSSSEIHTIIVNLSSKNISSVPRNLPPCTEALDLSQNNIHKLGHEDFQVTTHLRFLNLSWNVLEDIDPETFHPTPLLESLDLSHNQLQNLSDQRYLLLALNLRDLDLTFNMFHTMTLGVEFHSLTKLERLGLGAKIIRVEDFINIPDVHLQTLTLRLENLTAYESGSLSDVQAEKVSIGLTNKPTDRNLIADALLMFNEVELMGMNISGYPSYLVELVKERRAVNTTHLYLTNMAITWKHLTNTINAVFESPIIHLSTSDVAIHIPPLSDTPGRNTSHTKSFSARRAEVVSFFFSLEVLCNFFINMPVERLAMTETSIIHMTCPKSPSGILQLDFSDCALTDTVFSRVEQQIIVECTTLNKVNTLVLRGNNLRCLQTLSKRVQNMISLRHLDLSLNSLVYSGQECHWPPNIIHLNLSSNGLSESVFSCLPNGTVSLDLQNNQIFTVPETLLALDSLLALDLSANRLRDLPVCAGFPHLKYLLLRENSLHAPSVSVLETCPVLQALDASRNPFTCTCGLRGFRDLGAGTGLGSGHPAIQLLHWPGAYRCSYPEAWRNSTLEGFQIPEISCNVGLLATAILCPAVAVIIVMVTLCHHLDVPWYLGMIWQWTRAKHRARTQQVRPEEMEGVVFHAFVSYSQHDADWVKGQLLPNLEGSGGGLHICRHERDFVPGKTIVENIIQCVERSRRCVFVLSRHFVRSEWCHYELYFASHQRLTRGSDSVILVLLEPLPQYMIPSKYYQLKAMMGRHTYLEWPQDRGKHRLFWANLRAALQADLPTAPVRDDMDE from the coding sequence ATGAGGGCTGTGGCAGTCACCCTCTGGGCCGTGGCTGCGTTAATGGAAGTCCATCAGAGCACCCCCTCCTCCTCAGAAATCCATACCATTATTGTCAACCTCTCCTCCAAAAACATATCCTCTGTTCCCAGAAACCTACCTCCATGCACCGAAGCCCTGGACCTCTCCCAGAACAACATACACAAACTTGGCCATGAGGATTTCCAAGTCACAACTCACCTGAGATTCCTCAACTTGTCTTGGAATGTCTTGGAGGATATCGATCCGGAGACGTTTCATCCCACTCCGCTCCTGGAGAGTCTGGACCTCTCACACAACCAGCTCCAGAACTTATCTGATCAACGGTACTTGCTGTTAGCGCTAAACCTCAGAGACCTAGATCTGACCTTTAACATGTTCCACACCATGACCCTGGGGGTGGAGTTTCACAGCCTGACGAAGCTGGAGAGACTGGGGCTCGGAGCAAAAATCATCAGGGTGGAGGATTTCATCAACATCCCTGACGTACACCTGCAAACTTTGACCCTTCGTCTGGAGAATCTCACAGCCTATGAGAGCGGCAGCCTGAGTGACGTCCAGGCGGAGAAGGTCAGCATCGGCCTGACGAACAAACCCACCGATCGAAATCTGATCGCAGACGCCCTGTTGATGTTCAACGAGGTTGAGCTGATGGGTATGAACATCAGTGGCTACCCCAGTTACCTGGTGGAACTTGTGAAGGAGAGAAGGGCAGTCAACACCACACATCTTTACCTGACAAATATGGCCATCACCTGGAAGCACCTGACAAACACCATAAACGCTGTGTTCGAATCCCCCATCATCCACCTGAGCACTTCAGACGTGGCCATCCACATTCCACCTTTGAGTGACACCCCAGGAAGAAACACGTCCCACACTAAATCCTTCTCTGCCAGGCGAGCGGAGGTGGTTAGCTTTTTCTTCTCCCTGGAAGTCCTCTGTAACTTCTTCATAAACATGCCGGTGGAGCGCCTGGCGATGACTGAGACATCCATCATACACATGACCTGCCCCAAGTCGCCCAGCGGGATACTGCAGCTAGACTTCTCAGATTGTGCCTTGACTGATACGGTCTTCTCCAGAGTAGAACAGCAAATCATTGTAGAGTGTACAACCCTGAATAAAGTAAACACCCTGGTTCTGAGAGGGAACAACCTCAGGTGCCTTCAAACCCTGAGCAAGAGGGTCCAGAACATGATCTCTCTGCGTCACCTGGACCTCAGCCTCAACTCGTTGGTTTACAGCGGCCAGGAATGCCACTGGCCACCGAACATTATCCACCTGAACCTATCTTCCAATGGGCTGAGTGAGTCGGTATTTAGCTGCCTGCCGAATGGCACCGTCAGCCTGGACCTCCAGAACAACCAGATCTTCACTGTACCAGAGACCCTGCTGGCCCTGGACTCCCTCCTGGCCCTGGACCTGAGTGCCAACCGGCTGAGGGACCTCCCGGTGTGCGCTGGATTCCCACACCTTAAGTATCTCCTTCTCAGGGAAAACTCCCTCCATGCCCCATCTGTGAGCGTTTTGGAGACTTGCCCTGTTCTACAGGCTCTAGATGCTAGCCGAAACCCCTTCACCTGTACGTGTGGCCTGAGGGGCTTCAGGGATCTGGGTGCTGGGACTGGCCTGGGCAGCGGACACCCTGCAATCCAACTTCTCCACTGGCCAGGAGCCTATCGCTGCAGCTATCCCGAAGCCTGGAGGAACTCCACACTGGAGGGCTTCCAGATCCCTGAGATCTCTTGCAATGTCGGCCTGCTGGCAACGGCCATCTTGTGCCCGGCAGTGGCTGTTATCATTGTTATGGTGACTCTGTGCCACCACCTGGACGTTCCGTGGTACCTGGGCATGATCTGGCAGTGGACCCGGGCAAAGCACCGTGCCAGGACCCAGCAGGTCCGGCCAGAGGAAATGGAGGGGGTTGTGTTCCACGCCTTTGTGTCCTACAGCCAGCATGATGCAGACTGGGTCAAGGGCCAGCTCTTGCCTAATCTGGAAGGCTCCGGCGGGGGCCTCCACATCTGCCGCCATGAGAGGGACTTCGTCCCGGGGAAGACGATCGTGGAGAACATCATCCAATGCGTGGAGAGGAGCCGGCGCTGTGTGTTCGTCCTCTCTCGCCACTTCGTCCGGAGCGAGTGGTGCCACTATGAGCTGTACTTTGCCAGCCACCAGCGGTTGACCCGAGGGTCTGACAGTGTGATCCTGGTGCTCCTGGAGCCTCTGCCTCAGTACATGATCCCCTCCAAGTACTATCAGCTAAAGGCCATGATGGGCAGACACACCTATCTGGAGTGGCCCCAGGACAGGGGCAAGCACAGGCTGTTCTGGGCCAATCTCAGGGCTGCACTGCAGGCTGACCTGCCCACTGCACCTGTACGAGACGACATGgatgagtga
- the LOC120048164 gene encoding mitochondrial nicotinamide adenine dinucleotide transporter SLC25A51-like translates to MDVTTMDPESACTSQPQGSLGKGGGSLLSGRGLGAALGPRGKHYVCGSIAAFTNIVVTFPIQKVLFRQQLHGVRAREAVRQLQRDGMRKLYRGLLPPLLQKTTTVAIMFGLYEDFSRVLLDQVPTGSGIPELVTRSFAAALAGTAEAVLTPFERVQTLLQDHRHHGRFQNTPHTFRTLLSEYGVKECYRGLVPVLIRNGPSNVLFFGLRGPIKEQLPEASSRAGHLVNDFVCGGMLGAALGIMFYPLNVVKSRAQSQVGGAFRPCGEVLMTVWRERGGSVAMLFRGAHLNYHRSLLSWGIINATYELLLSVLILEGS, encoded by the coding sequence ATGGATGTTACCACCATGGACCCAGAGTCAGCCTGCACGTCACAGCCCCAGGGGTCCCTAGGTAAAGGAGGGGGCTCCCTGCTATCTGGCAGGGGTTTGGGCGCTGCGCTCGGCCCCCGGGGGAAGCACTACGTGTGTGGCTCCATAGCGGCCTTCACCAACATCGTGGTGACCTTCCCCATCCAGAAggttctgttcagacagcagcTTCACGGTGTGCGGGCCAGAGAGGCCGTCAGACAACTCCAACGGGACGGGATGAGGAAACTCTACAGGGGGCTGCTCCCTCCTCTGCTCCAGAAGACCACCACTGTAGCCATCATGTTCGGCTTGTACGAGGACTTCTCCCGGGTCTTATTGGACCAGGTGCCCACCGGCAGCGGCATTCCCGAGCTGGTGACGCGGAGCTTTGCGGCGGCGCTGGCGGGCACGGCAGAGGCTGTGCTGACGCCGTTTGAGCGTGTGCAGACTCTCCTCCAGGACCACCGGCACCACGGCCGCTTCCAAAACACGCCCCACACCTTCCGGACGCTCCTGAGTGAGTACGGTGTGAAGGAGTGCTACCGCGGCCTGGTGCCGGTCTTAATAAGGAATGGGCCCAGTAATGTGCTGTTCTTCGGGCTCCGCGGGCCCATCAAGGAGCAGCTCCCTGAGGCCTCCAGCCGGGCTGGCCACCTGGTCAATGACTTTGTGTGTGGAGGGATGCTGGGGGCGGCGCTGGGGATCATGTTCTACCCGCTGAATGTGGTGAAGTCGCGGGCCCAGTCCCAGGTGGGGGGTGCTTTCCGCCCCTGTGGGGAGGTGTTGATGACGGTGTGGAGGGAGAGGGGCGGCAGCGTGGCCATGCTGTTCCGAGGGGCGCACCTCAACTACCACCGCTCCCTTCTCTCCTGGGGAATCATCAACGCCACATACGAGCTTCTGCTCAGTGTTCTGATACTGGAAGGGTCATAG